CTCCTCAACCACCGGGGTCCGCTCCTCCACCACCGGGGACCGAGCACCGGTGGTTGAGGAGGCGGCATAGCCGCCGTCTCGAAACCACACTCGCTGAAGAACTATCCGCAAGTATCCAAGATTTCCTAGACACGACCAGAAAGATCAATCGTGACTGACACCCCGATCGAGAACCCCGACAACAGCGGGGGCACCGGCGACGGCGACGGCACCGACGTACGCGTCCAGCCAGTCGCACTCCAGACGGTGATGCAGCAGTCGTACATCGACTATGCGATGACGGTGATCGTCGGGCGCGCGCTGCCGGACGTACGCGACGGGCTCAAGCCGGTACACCGCCGCATCCTCTATGCGATGTACGACGGGGGCTACCGCCCCGACCGCGGCTTCAGCAAGTGCAGCCGCGTGGTCGGTGACGTGATGGGTCAATATCACCCGCACGGCGACTCGGCGATCTACGACACCATGGTTCGCCTCGCGCAGCCGTGGGTGCTGCGCTCACCGCTGATCCACGGCCAGGGCAACTTCGGCTCGGCGGGCAACGACCCGGCGGCGGCGATGCGATACACCGAGTGCCGGATGGCGCCGCTGGCCATGGAGATGGTCCGCGACATCGACGAGGACACGGTCAACTTCCAGCCCAACTACGACGGCCGCAGCGAAGAGCCGACGATCCTCCCCGCGCGCTTCCCCAACCTGCTGGTCAACGGCAGCGCGGGCATCGCCGTCGGCATGGCGACCAACATCCCGCCGCACAACCTGCGCGAGGTCGCGTCCGGTGCGCAGTGGGCGTTGGAACACCCCGACGCCACGCGTGAGGAACTCCAAGACGCGTTGATCGAGCGGATCAAGGGTCCCGACTTCCCGATGGGCGCACTGATCGTGGGCCGCGCGGGTATCGAGGAGGCCTACCGCACCGGTCGCGGCTCGATCCAACAGCGGGCCGTGGTCGAGATCGACGAGGACGCGAAGGGCCGCGTACAACTCGTCATCACTCAGCTGCCCTACCTGGTCAACCCGGACAATCTGGCGCTGAAGATCGCCGAACTCGCCGACTCCGGCAAGGTCCAGGGCATCGCCGATGTCAAGGACAACACGTCCTCGCGCACCGGCCAGCAGTTGGTGGTCGTACTCAAGCGCGACGCGGTCGCCCGCGTCGTACTGAACAACCTGTTCAAGCACACCGAGCTCCAGACCAACTTCAGCGCCAACATGCTGGCGCTGGTCGACGGGGTGCCGCGCACGCTGACGATCGACCAGTTCATCTCCAACTGGGTCACGCACCAGATCGAGGTCATCCAGCGGCGTACGCGCTTCCGCCTCGCCGAGGCCGAGAAGACCGCGCACCTCTACCGCGGTCTGGTCAAGGCACTCGACGCGCTCGACGAGGTGATCGCGCTGATCCGCGCGTCGGCGACCACCGACGACGCCCGCACCGGCTTGATGCAGTTGCTCGACATCGACGAGTTGCAGGCCAACTTCATCCTCGACATGCAGTTGCGCCGCCTCGCGCAGACCGAGCGACAGAAGATCATCGACCGCCTCGACGAGCTCGAAGCGATCATCGCCGACCTCGAGGACATCCTGGCCAACGAGGCGCGCCAGCGCTCGATCGTCTCGGAGGAACTCGCCGCAATCGTCGACAAGTTCGGTGACGACCGGCGTACGCAGATCATCGCCGCCGACGGCGACCTCTCGATGGAGGATCTGATCCCCGACGAGGAGCTGGTCGTGTCGATCACGCGGGGTGGGTACGCCAAGCGCACCCAGCGCGCGCAGTACCGACTTCAGCGTCGCGGCGGGAAGGGCGTACGCGGGGCAACCCTGCGCGGGGACGATGTGGTGCAGCACTTCATCGCCACCACCAACCACCACTGGCTGCTGTTCTTCACCACGGCAGGGCGGGTCTATCGGACCAAGGCCTACAACCTGCCCGAGGCGTCGCGTGACGCGAAGGGCGGCCATGTGGCTGGCCTGCTCAGCTTCCAGCCCGATGAGCAGATCGCCCAGGTGTTGGCGATCCGCGACTATGAGCAGGCGCCCTATCTGGTGCTGGCGACCAAGAGTGGTCTGGTGAAGAAGACCCGGCTGGGCGACTACAACTCTCCGCGTCAGGCCGGTGTCATCGCGATCAACTTCCGCGAGGACGACGACGAGTTGATCGGGGCCGAGTTGGTCAACGCCGAGGACGACATCTTGTTGGTCTCGCGCAAGGGCCAGGCGATCCGGTTCAAGGCCGACGACTCCCAGTTGCGCCCGATGGGTCGCGCCACCTCTGGCGTGACCGGGATGAAGTTCCGTACGGACCGTGACTCCGTGTTGTCGATGTCGGTGATCCGCGCCGCCCAGGTGGCTGCCGAAGAAGGCAGTACGCCCGAATCGCTGGTTGAGGAGGCTGCCGAAGGCGGCCGTCTCGAAACCACACCCGACTCGGTGGTTGAGGAGGGCGCAGCCCGTCTCGAAACCACGCCCGACTCGGTGGTTGAGGAGGGCGCAGCCCGTCTCGAAACCACGCCACCCACCTTCGGCGTCAACCCCCAATACGTCTTCACCATCACCGACGGCGGTTTCGCGAAGCGTTCGCGGATCACCGAATACCGCACCACCAACCGCGGCGGCGTGGGCATCAAGGCGATGGCGCTGGAGAACGAGGAGCGCGGCGGTCTGGTCGGCGCGTTCATCGTTGAGGACGGCGACGAGGTCATGTCGATCACCACGGGTGGACAGGTCGTACGCAGCCCGATCAACGCCGACTTCCGGCCCACGGGCCGCTCCACGATGGGCGTGAAGTTCGTGACGCCCAAGTCGGGTGACTCTGTCGCGGTCGTGGCGCGCTCGGTGGAGGCCAAGGAGGATGAAGAGGCGGTTGAGTCTGTCGCGACCTCGGCCGCTGAATCGCCCGAGGTGGCGGCGGGTGCAACAATCGACGACACCACCCAGCCGACCGACCAGGCGAGCACCGATGCGGAGGATGACTCCTGATGAGCGATCAGGCCCCAGGCTTCGGCCAGCGCATGCAGTCGAAAGCTTTCGCAGGCGATGGAGGACTTCAAAGCCAATCGTGAGGCTCCTGTCGAGGGTGGCGTCACGACGGCGGAAGGCCCTGCTCGCGAGTCGTCGTTGCGCCGTCGCCGCAGTGCGCGCCGGGCCCGGCTGCGGCTCACCCGGGTCGACCCCTGGTCGGTGATGAAGACGGCGTTTCTGCTGTCGATCGCCTTCGGTGTCGTCACGGTGATGTCGGTGTTGGTGGTCTGGTCGGTGCTCGGCGCGACCGGCCTGTGGGACTCGATCAACGCCACGATCGGCAACGTCTTGGGGTCCAACTCGACCTTCGACATCACGCAGTATGTCGGCACCTCGCGGGTCATCGGCTTCACCTTGCTGGTGTCGGTGATTGACGTGATCCTGCTGACCGCGATCGCCACGCTGGCCGCGTTCATCTACAACATGGCTGCGGCCTTGCTCGGTGGCATCGAGGTCACCCTGGCCGAGGAGAACTGATCGGAGTTGAGTCACAGGGCGGCCGATTTCGTCGCCCCGTGCCGGGTCCGGTAACCTCACTCCTCGGTCGTCCTCGTGGATCCCATGAGAGCGCCAGCGGGCCTATAGCTCAGACGGTTAGAGCGCTTCCCTGATAAGGAAGAGGTCACAGGTTCAAGTCCTGTTAGGCCCACCATCTCTTTCATGGCAGCGGCCTCCCCCGATCAGGGGAACTCGACCCTCAGCAGGCAATCCAGCGTCTACGCTCGACGGGTCGTACCGCAATCGGTTCTTGCGTGAGGCTCAGACGCTGGCGGCGGTGCAGTCGGAGCGGATCGTGCGGGTGTACGACGCGGGTGAGCATGAGGGGTGGTTGTTCCTCGCGACCGAGATCTTGGGCATGCCCGCGTCCGCGACCGGTCAGAACGCGATCGTTTTCGAACTCGAGCACGACTCGGGGCCGGTCGCGCTGCGCTGCTTCACCCACCTGCCTCCCGATGCGGCCAACCGGTATCGCCAGATCGATGAGTTCCTCTCGACCGCACCGTTGCCTCGCGTGGCACCGGTGCGTTGGGTCGACTACGGGCTCGAAGTCTCGGGGGCCCGCTGGCCCGCGGTCTTGATGCCATGGGCGCCGGGACTTCCCCTCAACGACGCGGTAGGCGACGCCGTCGAGGACCCGGCGCGACTGATGGCGTACGCCGACGAATGGCTCGCCGTGGGAGCGAACCTTGCCGCTGAGGGAGCCGCTCACGGTGATCTCCAGTGCGGCAATGTTCTGGTGGATGAGTCAGGCGTCTTCCGCCTTGTCGATCTCGACGGCTTCTATGCACCTGGTGTGACGACCGCTCCGACCGAGACCGGGCATCCCAACTTCCAGCATCCGAAGCGGTCGAAGGCTGACTGGGGACCCGACGTGGATGCGTTCAGCCTGCTCGTCGGCTATCTGTCCTTGCGCGCGCTCGCCGTCGATCCGGGGCTGTGGCGTTTCCACAATGGCGAGAATCTGATCCTTACGCAGGCCGACTTCGAGCAGCCGGCAAACACGGATGTCTGGCGCGCTCTGGCGCAGAGCCCTGATCAGGACGTACGACGTCTCGCGTCCCAACTCGAGGAGTTCTGCGGCGCCAGCAGGCCACCGACGTTGCCGCAGGTCTTGACCGCGATCCACGGTGAACCCCAGACCAGCACGGTGGTGCTGCCGATCTCGGAGCAGCAAGATCACGCGGCGTTCGGCGCAGTGTCTGCCGGCGAGGCGGCGACCGTGCTCGCGCCGGCGCCAGGCAGCAACGGCTCAGCACACTCTGCGCCGCCGGTGAACCCGGAGGCGGACTGGTGGACAGACGCCACGCCCACCGAAGCCACTGCCGCAACCGCGCTGGCGTACTCGATTCCGACTCCCGCCGCTACCCCGGCCGCTGCCGACCAGTGGTGGGACGACGGCGCGGTCGCCGGTTCACCGGGCGCAAGAGAGACAGGGACTCGGGACTACGGGGATGCTGGTCGGCCGGGCAGTGACCCCGCTCGGTTCGGCGCCGGTCAGAGAGTGGTGTGGAGCGCGCCCGTTGTCGGCGCGACCGCCGGCCTCGTGGCCGGACTGGTCGTGTGTGTGCTCCAGGTGCTGGTGTGGGCGATCCTCGGAGGGTCATCGTCGGCGGGCGGCGTCTTTCTCGTGGTGGTCGGCATGGCCCTGGCTGGGGCGCTTGCCGGTGCTGGCGTCGTGATCCGTGGTGACCTTGCGGCCAGCGTACGTCAGGGCGCCGGCGCAGCCGCGTTGTCGATCCCGGTCTCGTTGCTGTCCGCGCTGGTGTTCTACCTGGTGAGCCGGAGTGGGAGTGATACCGACTTCCAACCCGTGGTGGCACCCGCGATGGCCGTGCTGTCGGCGTGGGTTCTCGAGGCCGTCGGCATTGGCGTGGTCGTGGGCCTGTTGCGTCGCAGTGGTCGCGCTGTCGCAGCCGGCGTGATCGGGGGACTCGTCGGTGGAGCGCTGGGAGGTGCCCTGCACGCGGCTGTCCGGCCCTTCATGATCTATTCCAGGTTGGACCAGCGTTATGGGCTGGACATGACGCCGTCGGCCTTTCTCTCGGTGGCGATTTTCCTGGCGTGCGTCGTCATCGGTCTGGCGATCGGCCTCGCCGACCGGGTGACCCGACGGTTCTGGGTCGACCTGATCGAGGGCCCCGGGGCAGGACACGAGGTGGTGGTGGACCGCGAAGTCATCGACCTCGGCGGCGTTGGTGCCCACCGGGTCCGCGTCGAAGGCACTGGGGACATGCCGTGGGCCTATCTGTCGGCCGGTGCAGCAGGCCTCACCCTGAATCCCCAGCGCCCGATCGAGCTGAACGGCGTGACCCGATCGGTGGGCGAGTCGGTCCAGCTTCACGACGGAGACGTGATCCGAGTCGCCGACACCTACCTGCGCATTCGCACCAAGGCAGGTGTGTGATGGGGGTGCTCGTACGAGTCCTGGGTGCCGCTGTCGGTGCTGCGGTTTCGCTCCTGGTCGGGATCGTCGGCGTTGTAGTCCTCGGCAACAGTCCGACCGTCCCAGCGCCGAGGAAACCGGCGCCGTCCGCTGGTCCGGT
The DNA window shown above is from Nocardioides sp. and carries:
- the gyrA gene encoding DNA gyrase subunit A, whose product is MENPDNSGGTGDGDGTDVRVQPVALQTVMQQSYIDYAMTVIVGRALPDVRDGLKPVHRRILYAMYDGGYRPDRGFSKCSRVVGDVMGQYHPHGDSAIYDTMVRLAQPWVLRSPLIHGQGNFGSAGNDPAAAMRYTECRMAPLAMEMVRDIDEDTVNFQPNYDGRSEEPTILPARFPNLLVNGSAGIAVGMATNIPPHNLREVASGAQWALEHPDATREELQDALIERIKGPDFPMGALIVGRAGIEEAYRTGRGSIQQRAVVEIDEDAKGRVQLVITQLPYLVNPDNLALKIAELADSGKVQGIADVKDNTSSRTGQQLVVVLKRDAVARVVLNNLFKHTELQTNFSANMLALVDGVPRTLTIDQFISNWVTHQIEVIQRRTRFRLAEAEKTAHLYRGLVKALDALDEVIALIRASATTDDARTGLMQLLDIDELQANFILDMQLRRLAQTERQKIIDRLDELEAIIADLEDILANEARQRSIVSEELAAIVDKFGDDRRTQIIAADGDLSMEDLIPDEELVVSITRGGYAKRTQRAQYRLQRRGGKGVRGATLRGDDVVQHFIATTNHHWLLFFTTAGRVYRTKAYNLPEASRDAKGGHVAGLLSFQPDEQIAQVLAIRDYEQAPYLVLATKSGLVKKTRLGDYNSPRQAGVIAINFREDDDELIGAELVNAEDDILLVSRKGQAIRFKADDSQLRPMGRATSGVTGMKFRTDRDSVLSMSVIRAAQVAAEEGSTPESLVEEAAEGGRLETTPDSVVEEGAARLETTPDSVVEEGAARLETTPPTFGVNPQYVFTITDGGFAKRSRITEYRTTNRGGVGIKAMALENEERGGLVGAFIVEDGDEVMSITTGGQVVRSPINADFRPTGRSTMGVKFVTPKSGDSVAVVARSVEAKEDEEAVESVATSAAESPEVAAGATIDDTTQPTDQASTDAEDDS
- a CDS encoding DUF3566 domain-containing protein; this translates as MEDFKANREAPVEGGVTTAEGPARESSLRRRRSARRARLRLTRVDPWSVMKTAFLLSIAFGVVTVMSVLVVWSVLGATGLWDSINATIGNVLGSNSTFDITQYVGTSRVIGFTLLVSVIDVILLTAIATLAAFIYNMAAALLGGIEVTLAEEN